In one Culex quinquefasciatus strain JHB chromosome 2, VPISU_Cqui_1.0_pri_paternal, whole genome shotgun sequence genomic region, the following are encoded:
- the LOC119767758 gene encoding probable serine/threonine-protein kinase kinX isoform X4, translating to MGAVKPTEDAAAAAAAATTSAAEPKTTTEAEVTPVKAEEVAAATTEVAAVASPAQETAPATAEVSPVTETPAPVAPVAVAEVVEKVEEKVPEPAKEEVVAAAAPVKEEKKEEVVAPVAVVEVNKPVEEPAVAAQVVPEVAAEPKSDTITSTTDTTVSDEQVKPVTVVEQPPQQQGGNSDVPTPAVEEKEVAATAAAPPAEPSVVVVDNGDSTPPPPLPSIPPPSQVMVFAEASMSQASTEPEPDSLNSIPEPVSLPEEEPKQQQTEQVVVVEEQKTQEPAPVVEEPIVEKVEEKPAEAVPAPVVEEVKPVEAVVEKVEEKPVEAVPAPVEEEVKPVVEEPVVEKVEEKPVEAVPAPVVEEVVQKVEEPVVEKVEEKPVEAPAVVEKVEEKPVEVVPAPVVEEVKPEEAVEKVEEKPVEAVAPPAPVVEEVKPVVEEPVVEKVEEKPVEAVPAPVVEEVKEVAAAVEPVVQEEKIEPQASEPMQAVPCTPELKETVTEVVDQILDKAVDKVEEVAQVEAVPLAPVAEEPAPLPAPTVEEAKPEPIPEPVSVSSEVSTTIDDLPPPPAVDEQNLSVDISSPLPQNSLESLPSPPTLSQSDAMSLPPPPESPTATTTADLPVTSEPSALPTPPTTPVETTTQDDAPTVTEVIVPEQKPAQETTPATTTTTTPAAEATAEVESSEKEQQAVEQKEQEEAPAPPPAPVPAAAADIVVKKQLNGTAHENGTATATPAENGNGVAHENGNGIAHDEEEAAVVVENGQKNGVHEDKIEAAAESQNGDAEHKKEEKIPEKAAQLQQPPPAAEVTAE from the exons ATGGGAGCCGTGAAG CCAACTGAAGATGCTGCCGCAGCTGCTGCGGCCGCCACGACGAGCGCCGCCGAGCCCAAGACGACCACCGAAGCCGAAGTGACCCCGGTGAAGGCCGAGGAAGTCGCCGCCGCCACCACGGAAGTCGCCGCCGTCGCCTCGCCCGCCCAAGAGACAGCCCCTGCCACCGCGGAAGTGTCCCCGGTGACCGAAACTCCCGCCCCGGTCGCCCCGGTTGCCGTGGCCGAAGTCGTCGAGAAGGTCGAGGAGAAGGTCCCGGAGCCCGCGAAGGAGGAAGTGGTTGCGGCCGCCGCCCCCGTTAAGGAGGAGAAGAAAGAGGAGGTCGTCGCCCCGGTCGCCGTAGTTGAGGTAAACAAACCAGTCGAAGAACCTGCGGTCGCGGCGCAGGTTGTGCCGGAAGTGGCCGCGGAGCCCAAATCCGATACCATTACTAGTACTACTGACACTACTGTTAGCGATGAGCAAGTGAAACCGGTAACCGTAGTAGAACAGCCGCCACAGCAACAGGGTGGCAACAGTGACGTGCCGACGCCAGCCGTGGAGGAGAAGGAGGTCGCTGCGACCGCCGCCGCTCCTCCCGCTGAACCGTCGGTCGTCGTCGTTGATAATGGTGATAGCACGCCTCCCCCTCCCCTGCCCTCCATTCCTCCTCCCTCCCAGGTGATGGTATTCGCAGAAGCTTCCATGTCCCAGGCCAGTACCGAACCCGAGCCCGACTCGCTCAACTCGATCCCGGAGCCGGTTTCGCTGCCGGAAGAAGAGCCCAAGCAGCAGCAGACGGAACAGGTTGTTGTGGTAGAAGAGCAAAAGACACAGGAGCCAGCGCCAGTCGTGGAGGAACCGATCGTCGAGAAGGTGGAGGAGAAGCCGGCTGAAGCCGTCCCAGCGCCGGTCGTCGAGGAGGTCAAGCCAGTGGAAGCGGTCGTCGAGAAGGTCGAGGAGAAGCCAGTTGAGGCCGTTCCAGCGCCAGTTGAGGAGGAGGTCAAGCCGGTCGTTGAAGAACCAGTCGTAGAGAAGGTTGAGGAGAAGCCAGTTGAGGCCGTCCCAGCGCCAGTTGTGGAGGAGGTCGTCCAGAAGGTGGAAGAGCCGGTCGTCGAGAAGGTTGAGGAGAAGCCTGTTGAAGCTCCAGCGGTCGTCGAGAAGGTTGAGGAGAAACCCGTTGAAGTCGTTCCAGCGCCGGTGGTCGAGGAAGTTAAGCCGGAAGAGGCCGTGGAGAAGGTCGAGGAGAAGCCCGTTGAGGCTGTTGCGCCTCCAGCGCCGGTTGTCGAAGAGGTCAAGCCAGTTGTCGAAGAACCGGTCGTCGAGAAGGTCGAGGAGAAACCAGTTGAGGCCGTCCCAGCGCCAGTCGTTGAAGAGGTCAAGGAAGTTGCGGCCGCTGTTGAGCCGGTGGTTCAGGAGGAAAAGATTGAACCCCAGGCCAGCGAGCCCATGCAGGCCGTCCCGTGCACGCCAGAACTGAAGGAAACCGTCACCGAGGTGGTGGACCAGATCCTGGACAAGGCCGTCGACAAGGTCGAGGAGGTGGCCCAAGTTGAGGCCGTTCCGCTGGCTCCGGTTGCGGAAGAGCCCGCCCCGCTTCCCGCGCCAACCGTTGAAGAAGCCAAGCCCGAACCGATCCCTGAGCCCGTGTCCGTGTCCAGCGAAGTCAGCACTACAATCGACGACCTTCCGCCGCCGCCGGCCGTTGACGAGCAGAACCTCTCCGTCGACATTTCCTCTCCACTTCCACAGAACTCGCTCGAATCGCTCCCATCACCGCCCACTCTGTCCCAGAGCGACGCCATGAGCTTACCTCCCCCGCCCGAGTCCCCCACGGCGACCACCACCGCCGATCTTCCCGTCACTTCCGAACCTAGCGCGCTTCCCACGCCACCGACGACCCCGGTTGAGACGACGACCCAAGACGACGCACCCACGGTGACCGAAGTGATTGTCCCGGAACAAAAACCCGCCCAGGAGACGACACcagcaacgacgacgacgaccacccCGGCGGCAGAGGCGACGGCGGAGGTCGAATCGAGCGAGAAGGAACAACAGGCCGTAGAACAGAAAGAGCAGGAAGAGGCGCCGGCGCCACCGCCAGCGCCGGTCCCCGCGGCCGCCGCCGACATTGTCGTCAAAAAG CAGCTGAACGGAACGGCCCATGAGAACGGAACCGCCACCGCCACCCCGGCTGAGAACGGCAACGGAGTCGCCCACGAGAACGGAAACGGAATCGCCCACGACGAGGAGGAAGCCGCCGTTGTCGTCGAGAATGGCCAGAAGAACGGAGTGCACGAGGACAAGATTGAGGCCGCCGCCGAGAGCCAGAACGGAGATGCCGAGCACAAAAAAGAG
- the LOC119767758 gene encoding fibrous sheath CABYR-binding protein isoform X3 has product MGKAQSKRSVDITTDPAKDGVVTEGTGKLEKIEDVDQLKSQANGDAQHNEGDSPTEDAAAAAAAATTSAAEPKTTTEAEVTPVKAEEVAAATTEVAAVASPAQETAPATAEVSPVTETPAPVAPVAVAEVVEKVEEKVPEPAKEEVVAAAAPVKEEKKEEVVAPVAVVEVNKPVEEPAVAAQVVPEVAAEPKSDTITSTTDTTVSDEQVKPVTVVEQPPQQQGGNSDVPTPAVEEKEVAATAAAPPAEPSVVVVDNGDSTPPPPLPSIPPPSQVMVFAEASMSQASTEPEPDSLNSIPEPVSLPEEEPKQQQTEQVVVVEEQKTQEPAPVVEEPIVEKVEEKPAEAVPAPVVEEVKPVEAVVEKVEEKPVEAVPAPVEEEVKPVVEEPVVEKVEEKPVEAVPAPVVEEVVQKVEEPVVEKVEEKPVEAPAVVEKVEEKPVEVVPAPVVEEVKPEEAVEKVEEKPVEAVAPPAPVVEEVKPVVEEPVVEKVEEKPVEAVPAPVVEEVKEVAAAVEPVVQEEKIEPQASEPMQAVPCTPELKETVTEVVDQILDKAVDKVEEVAQVEAVPLAPVAEEPAPLPAPTVEEAKPEPIPEPVSVSSEVSTTIDDLPPPPAVDEQNLSVDISSPLPQNSLESLPSPPTLSQSDAMSLPPPPESPTATTTADLPVTSEPSALPTPPTTPVETTTQDDAPTVTEVIVPEQKPAQETTPATTTTTTPAAEATAEVESSEKEQQAVEQKEQEEAPAPPPAPVPAAAADIVVKKQLNGTAHENGTATATPAENGNGVAHENGNGIAHDEEEAAVVVENGQKNGVHEDKIEAAAESQNGDAEHKKEEKIPEKAAQLQQPPPAAEVTAE; this is encoded by the exons CCAACTGAAGATGCTGCCGCAGCTGCTGCGGCCGCCACGACGAGCGCCGCCGAGCCCAAGACGACCACCGAAGCCGAAGTGACCCCGGTGAAGGCCGAGGAAGTCGCCGCCGCCACCACGGAAGTCGCCGCCGTCGCCTCGCCCGCCCAAGAGACAGCCCCTGCCACCGCGGAAGTGTCCCCGGTGACCGAAACTCCCGCCCCGGTCGCCCCGGTTGCCGTGGCCGAAGTCGTCGAGAAGGTCGAGGAGAAGGTCCCGGAGCCCGCGAAGGAGGAAGTGGTTGCGGCCGCCGCCCCCGTTAAGGAGGAGAAGAAAGAGGAGGTCGTCGCCCCGGTCGCCGTAGTTGAGGTAAACAAACCAGTCGAAGAACCTGCGGTCGCGGCGCAGGTTGTGCCGGAAGTGGCCGCGGAGCCCAAATCCGATACCATTACTAGTACTACTGACACTACTGTTAGCGATGAGCAAGTGAAACCGGTAACCGTAGTAGAACAGCCGCCACAGCAACAGGGTGGCAACAGTGACGTGCCGACGCCAGCCGTGGAGGAGAAGGAGGTCGCTGCGACCGCCGCCGCTCCTCCCGCTGAACCGTCGGTCGTCGTCGTTGATAATGGTGATAGCACGCCTCCCCCTCCCCTGCCCTCCATTCCTCCTCCCTCCCAGGTGATGGTATTCGCAGAAGCTTCCATGTCCCAGGCCAGTACCGAACCCGAGCCCGACTCGCTCAACTCGATCCCGGAGCCGGTTTCGCTGCCGGAAGAAGAGCCCAAGCAGCAGCAGACGGAACAGGTTGTTGTGGTAGAAGAGCAAAAGACACAGGAGCCAGCGCCAGTCGTGGAGGAACCGATCGTCGAGAAGGTGGAGGAGAAGCCGGCTGAAGCCGTCCCAGCGCCGGTCGTCGAGGAGGTCAAGCCAGTGGAAGCGGTCGTCGAGAAGGTCGAGGAGAAGCCAGTTGAGGCCGTTCCAGCGCCAGTTGAGGAGGAGGTCAAGCCGGTCGTTGAAGAACCAGTCGTAGAGAAGGTTGAGGAGAAGCCAGTTGAGGCCGTCCCAGCGCCAGTTGTGGAGGAGGTCGTCCAGAAGGTGGAAGAGCCGGTCGTCGAGAAGGTTGAGGAGAAGCCTGTTGAAGCTCCAGCGGTCGTCGAGAAGGTTGAGGAGAAACCCGTTGAAGTCGTTCCAGCGCCGGTGGTCGAGGAAGTTAAGCCGGAAGAGGCCGTGGAGAAGGTCGAGGAGAAGCCCGTTGAGGCTGTTGCGCCTCCAGCGCCGGTTGTCGAAGAGGTCAAGCCAGTTGTCGAAGAACCGGTCGTCGAGAAGGTCGAGGAGAAACCAGTTGAGGCCGTCCCAGCGCCAGTCGTTGAAGAGGTCAAGGAAGTTGCGGCCGCTGTTGAGCCGGTGGTTCAGGAGGAAAAGATTGAACCCCAGGCCAGCGAGCCCATGCAGGCCGTCCCGTGCACGCCAGAACTGAAGGAAACCGTCACCGAGGTGGTGGACCAGATCCTGGACAAGGCCGTCGACAAGGTCGAGGAGGTGGCCCAAGTTGAGGCCGTTCCGCTGGCTCCGGTTGCGGAAGAGCCCGCCCCGCTTCCCGCGCCAACCGTTGAAGAAGCCAAGCCCGAACCGATCCCTGAGCCCGTGTCCGTGTCCAGCGAAGTCAGCACTACAATCGACGACCTTCCGCCGCCGCCGGCCGTTGACGAGCAGAACCTCTCCGTCGACATTTCCTCTCCACTTCCACAGAACTCGCTCGAATCGCTCCCATCACCGCCCACTCTGTCCCAGAGCGACGCCATGAGCTTACCTCCCCCGCCCGAGTCCCCCACGGCGACCACCACCGCCGATCTTCCCGTCACTTCCGAACCTAGCGCGCTTCCCACGCCACCGACGACCCCGGTTGAGACGACGACCCAAGACGACGCACCCACGGTGACCGAAGTGATTGTCCCGGAACAAAAACCCGCCCAGGAGACGACACcagcaacgacgacgacgaccacccCGGCGGCAGAGGCGACGGCGGAGGTCGAATCGAGCGAGAAGGAACAACAGGCCGTAGAACAGAAAGAGCAGGAAGAGGCGCCGGCGCCACCGCCAGCGCCGGTCCCCGCGGCCGCCGCCGACATTGTCGTCAAAAAG CAGCTGAACGGAACGGCCCATGAGAACGGAACCGCCACCGCCACCCCGGCTGAGAACGGCAACGGAGTCGCCCACGAGAACGGAAACGGAATCGCCCACGACGAGGAGGAAGCCGCCGTTGTCGTCGAGAATGGCCAGAAGAACGGAGTGCACGAGGACAAGATTGAGGCCGCCGCCGAGAGCCAGAACGGAGATGCCGAGCACAAAAAAGAG